Part of the Deinococcus sp. QL22 genome is shown below.
TCTCTAGAGTTTGGACGTGGCCTGGGAATAGCAAATGTCTTTCCCTCATGGCTATGTTCGGATGACCGGGGGTATGACTGAGATCCAGCCGTCAGAATCTCGCCGCCGAACCCTTCCATGCGCCACTCTGAGGCCATGACCGAAGCCCTGCCACACCCTCCACCGTTCACGCCCGCCTTCTGGCGGGGGATGCGGGCCTTTGCGCCGCTGATCCCCGGTGTCGTGCCGTTCAGTATGGTGGCGGGGATTGCGGCGGTGCAGGCGGGCTTCACGCCCACTCAGTCCATCGCCTTCTCCCTGATCGGCTATGCCGGGGCGGCCCAATTGATCGCCTCACAGATGGTGACCAGCCACGCGCCGACCATTCTGATTCTCCTGAGCACGTTGATTGTCAACCTGCGCTTCGCCATGTACTCCGCCTCCATGCTCCCCCTATTTGTCGGTGTGCCCCTCCCCAGACGCTGGCTCCTCGCCTACGGCATCACCGATCAAGCTTACGCGGTCACCATGGGACGGCCTCTCACCGAACCCCACCCCGTCGCCTATTACGCTGGAGCCGCTGTCCTGATGTGGCTGACCTGGCAGAGTGGCACCGCTGTCGGCGCCCTGCTGGGCGCGCGCATTCCCGCGCATTGGCCGCTGGATTTCGCAGTGCCGCTGAGCTTCATCGCGTTGCTCGTGCCGGTCTTGAAGAGCAAGCCGCAGGTGGTTGCCGCGGCCGTGTCTGCTGTGGTAGCGGTGGCCGCCCATGACCTGCCGTTTCGCCTGAATCTGATTCTGGGGGCGGTGTGCGGCGTGGCCATCGGGTACTGGGTGCAGCGTTCGCAGGCCAAAGCGGCATGAGCATCTGGCTTTTGATTGTCGGCGTGGGTCTGGTCAGCCTGGGTTTGCGTGCGTCGTTTCTCGTGCTCCTGCGGGGCCGAACGCTTCCAGAACATGTCACGTCTTCATTGGGGTTGGTGCCTGCTGCCGTGCTGGCTGCCCTGGTTGCGCCGGAACTCATGCATTCGGCAGCAACAGGCACCTTGGATGTTCTTAACCCCCGTCTGGTGATTGGTCTGATCGCGGCGGCAGTGGCGTGGAGAACGCGGAACGTGTTGTGGACACTGGTGGTTGGCTTGGGTCTGTTGTTCGTTGTTCAGGCCTTCGGCTGGCGGTAGGATTCTGGCAAGTTTGTGTGTTGGGCAGAGCTGTGGGAAGCTTTGTTCGTCACTCCCCTTGAGCCAGACAGCCTGTAAAAGCCTTTGACCCTTCAAGGTCGTATTGCAAATTTGGGCTGGCTCAAGGCCCTTCGATCAGGCGCAACAGTATCTGAGGCCAAGAAGACTGCATACAAAATTTCGCCGACCGAACTGGGGTGTGATCCCCTCTCTGCACGTTCCCCGCCTGGTGCTGCCCTCCAAATTGTCTGACACACTGCCCTCTACATGACCGACGCCTACCTGACTCTCCAAGACTTGAAAGCTCGGGGCTGGACTCCGGGAATGATCAGGGCGCTTCTGGATCCCTACGATCACGAGCG
Proteins encoded:
- a CDS encoding AzlD domain-containing protein, with translation MSIWLLIVGVGLVSLGLRASFLVLLRGRTLPEHVTSSLGLVPAAVLAALVAPELMHSAATGTLDVLNPRLVIGLIAAAVAWRTRNVLWTLVVGLGLLFVVQAFGWR
- a CDS encoding AzlC family ABC transporter permease, whose protein sequence is MTEALPHPPPFTPAFWRGMRAFAPLIPGVVPFSMVAGIAAVQAGFTPTQSIAFSLIGYAGAAQLIASQMVTSHAPTILILLSTLIVNLRFAMYSASMLPLFVGVPLPRRWLLAYGITDQAYAVTMGRPLTEPHPVAYYAGAAVLMWLTWQSGTAVGALLGARIPAHWPLDFAVPLSFIALLVPVLKSKPQVVAAAVSAVVAVAAHDLPFRLNLILGAVCGVAIGYWVQRSQAKAA